One window from the genome of Xenorhabdus bovienii SS-2004 encodes:
- a CDS encoding threo-3-hydroxy-L-aspartate ammonia-lyase: MNFIPDYHDVVEAHSRIKKYINKTPVFTSRTVNQLFNAEVYFKCENYQRMGAFKFRGAMNALYQFSDEQKKAGVVTFSSGNHAQAISLAANLLNIPATIVMPQDAPKAKIAATKGYGGKVVIYDRYTEDCEEITRNLANQYGLTFIPPYDHPHIIAGQGTSTKELFEEVGELDALFIPLGGGGLLSGSALSAVHFSPKCRIFGVEPVAGNDGQQSFKKGEIVHIATPKTIADGAQTQHLGKYTFPIIRHLVEDILVTSDDELIDAMYFLAERMKTVVEPTGCLGFSAARKMREELKGQRIGIILSGGNIDMERYSNFLSNIGKI; the protein is encoded by the coding sequence ATGAATTTCATTCCAGATTATCATGATGTGGTAGAAGCGCATTCCCGAATAAAAAAATATATCAATAAAACCCCTGTTTTTACGTCAAGGACTGTTAACCAACTCTTCAATGCTGAAGTCTATTTTAAGTGTGAAAATTACCAAAGAATGGGAGCATTCAAATTTCGTGGAGCTATGAATGCACTATATCAATTTAGTGATGAACAGAAAAAAGCGGGAGTCGTTACTTTTTCGTCTGGAAATCATGCTCAAGCTATTTCTTTGGCTGCTAATTTACTCAATATTCCTGCTACTATTGTTATGCCACAGGATGCTCCGAAGGCCAAAATTGCAGCGACAAAAGGTTATGGTGGTAAAGTAGTAATTTATGATAGATATACTGAAGATTGTGAGGAAATAACTCGTAATTTAGCGAATCAGTACGGTTTAACGTTTATTCCACCTTACGATCATCCACACATCATTGCTGGTCAAGGAACATCAACTAAAGAATTGTTTGAAGAAGTGGGAGAATTAGATGCCTTGTTCATTCCTCTTGGTGGTGGAGGATTATTATCAGGTTCTGCACTTTCTGCTGTTCATTTTTCTCCAAAATGTCGGATTTTTGGAGTAGAGCCTGTAGCAGGTAATGATGGTCAGCAATCTTTTAAAAAAGGTGAAATTGTTCATATTGCAACACCAAAAACCATTGCGGATGGAGCACAAACACAGCATCTAGGAAAATACACTTTTCCTATTATTCGTCATCTGGTTGAAGATATTCTAGTTACTTCAGATGATGAATTGATTGATGCTATGTACTTTTTAGCAGAACGAATGAAAACAGTTGTTGAACCTACAGGGTGTTTAGGGTTCTCTGCTGCAAGAAAAATGCGAGAAGAGTTAAAAGGGCAACGAATCGGGATTATTCTTAGCGGTGGAAATATTGATATGGAACGGTATTCTAACTTTTTATCTAATATCGGTAAAATCTGA
- a CDS encoding Ail/Lom family outer membrane beta-barrel protein: MVIKKALLATLAVSGVMYGSLAYADSHTVTVGYAQSKVQNFKDIRGVNLHYRYEWDSPVSIIGSFTHMKGDRDYKFSFKHNGKNYTGEDSLDMKYYSLMAGPAYRINDYLSVYGLLGFAHSKADATEGAYHLRNTVEVEASKMNRKSTNFAYGAGVEVNPIQSLSLYAGYEGASVKYNDNREEINGFNLGVGYRF; the protein is encoded by the coding sequence ATGGTAATAAAAAAAGCACTTCTTGCTACCTTAGCCGTCTCTGGCGTTATGTATGGCTCATTGGCTTATGCGGATTCGCATACTGTCACTGTAGGTTATGCGCAAAGTAAGGTTCAGAATTTTAAAGATATTCGCGGGGTAAATTTGCATTACCGTTATGAATGGGATTCTCCAGTCAGTATTATTGGATCGTTTACTCATATGAAGGGCGATAGAGATTATAAATTTAGTTTTAAACATAATGGCAAGAATTATACTGGAGAGGATAGTCTTGATATGAAATATTATTCACTAATGGCAGGCCCTGCTTACCGCATCAATGACTATCTAAGTGTATATGGTTTGCTTGGTTTTGCACATTCAAAAGCTGATGCAACTGAAGGGGCTTATCATCTACGCAACACAGTCGAAGTTGAGGCCAGTAAAATGAATAGAAAATCGACCAACTTCGCCTATGGTGCTGGTGTAGAAGTTAATCCGATACAAAGTCTCAGCCTTTATGCCGGTTATGAAGGCGCATCAGTAAAATATAATGATAACCGTGAGGAAATTAACGGGTTTAATCTTGGTGTAGGTTATCGTTTTTAA
- a CDS encoding TolC family outer membrane protein yields MFRSYSVTGRVLFLPLFLLMLFSGTVQALSLTEAYALALQHDPTFQAAIKAQEAGQEEKNLGRAELLPKLAFNYQYVPQNWQKMESSSSASGQRGNMITESRNRQYHSYSGSLVLTQPLVDFEAWARYKTRQAYVLMSDARFRVDTQQLAVRVVNSYVDVAYAQDRQAQVAQQRRAYEEQLERNQKLFASGEGTRTDVAETQAHYSQVVADELTVKDELDAAIRDLQLLVGIPLPDDLPVNRLSPVQNFKIIKLAFAHYADWEQIALSQNPQLAEARQKVAVAAQDIERNRAGYLPKLELYASHTENKSSSDNIVDQKYRTDSIGLRVSMNLYNGGGTSAAVRQSAANYSKAKYEMDAEAGETLNALRRNYNACMNGEKRIRAYESAVEAAELQVKATQKSVALGQRVNVDILNAEQQLYIARRDLSQAKYQYMKSWIGLLSEAGQLNGEHIQLASGYFE; encoded by the coding sequence TTGTTTTCAGGTACGGTTCAGGCGCTTTCCTTAACGGAGGCTTACGCTCTGGCACTGCAACACGATCCGACGTTTCAGGCGGCGATAAAAGCGCAGGAAGCGGGGCAGGAAGAGAAAAACCTTGGGCGGGCGGAATTACTGCCCAAGCTCGCTTTTAACTACCAATATGTTCCCCAGAATTGGCAGAAAATGGAGTCCTCTTCTTCAGCTTCAGGGCAAAGGGGAAATATGATCACGGAAAGTCGCAACCGCCAGTATCACAGTTACAGTGGTTCGCTTGTATTGACTCAGCCGCTGGTGGATTTCGAGGCGTGGGCGCGTTACAAAACCCGTCAGGCCTACGTGCTGATGAGTGATGCCCGTTTTCGGGTAGACACCCAACAACTGGCAGTCAGGGTAGTAAACAGCTATGTGGATGTCGCTTATGCGCAGGACAGGCAGGCGCAGGTTGCCCAGCAGCGCAGGGCTTATGAAGAACAACTGGAACGCAATCAGAAATTGTTTGCTTCCGGTGAAGGCACACGCACTGATGTGGCGGAAACCCAAGCCCATTACAGTCAGGTTGTGGCGGATGAGTTAACTGTCAAAGATGAACTGGATGCGGCAATCCGTGACTTGCAATTGCTGGTTGGTATACCTTTACCAGACGATTTGCCGGTCAATCGCCTGTCACCTGTCCAGAACTTCAAGATCATAAAACTGGCTTTTGCACATTATGCCGATTGGGAGCAGATAGCATTGAGCCAGAATCCGCAGTTGGCGGAGGCTCGCCAGAAAGTGGCCGTTGCGGCTCAGGACATTGAGCGCAATCGGGCAGGTTATCTGCCAAAACTGGAGTTATATGCTTCCCATACCGAAAATAAATCCAGCAGCGATAACATCGTCGATCAAAAATACCGTACCGATTCAATCGGCTTGCGGGTGTCGATGAATCTCTATAATGGGGGAGGAACGTCGGCGGCAGTGCGTCAATCAGCAGCGAATTATAGCAAAGCCAAATATGAGATGGATGCCGAAGCGGGAGAAACCCTGAATGCGCTGCGACGCAATTATAACGCCTGCATGAACGGCGAGAAGCGGATACGTGCCTATGAATCGGCAGTGGAAGCGGCTGAATTACAGGTTAAAGCAACGCAGAAAAGTGTGGCACTGGGGCAGCGGGTTAACGTGGATATCCTGAATGCGGAGCAACAGCTCTACATCGCTCGTCGTGATCTTTCTCAGGCGAAATATCAATATATGAAATCCTGGATTGGATTATTGAGTGAAGCCGGGCAATTGAATGGAGAGCATATTCAATTGGCTTCGGGATATTTTGAGTGA
- a CDS encoding bifunctional O-acetylhomoserine aminocarboxypropyltransferase/cysteine synthase, which translates to MKLETLSIHAGYSPDPATKAVAVPIYQTTSYAFDDTQHGADLFDLKVEGNIYSRMMNPTNDVLEKRIAALEGGIGALSVASGMAAVTYAIQAIAQAGDNIISVAKLYGGTYNVMAHTFPSIGIETRFVDHNDIAAIEALIDEKTKAVYCESITNPGGHIIDIQAMADVAHKYGIPLIVDNTVATPYLCRPFEHGADIVIHSLTKYIGGHGTTIGGIIVDSGKFPWAEHQDRFAILSTPDASYHGIIYTEHFGAAAYIARCRVGPLRSTGATLSAFSAFLILQGLETLALRMERHTENTLKVAQYLNEHPQVSWVKYAGLPEHPEHELAVRYMGGKPSSVLSFGIKGEEEAGTRFIDALELIVRLVNIGDAKSLACHPASTTHRQLNDAEMVKAGVSRDLIRLSIGIEHSDDIIADLSQALDAAK; encoded by the coding sequence ATGAAATTAGAAACTCTATCCATTCATGCGGGTTATTCGCCAGATCCTGCCACCAAAGCAGTTGCCGTTCCCATCTACCAGACAACGTCTTACGCCTTCGATGATACCCAGCATGGGGCTGATCTATTTGATTTAAAAGTTGAAGGTAACATTTACTCCCGCATGATGAACCCAACCAATGATGTGTTGGAAAAACGCATTGCGGCCTTGGAAGGTGGCATTGGTGCGCTGTCTGTTGCTTCAGGTATGGCAGCCGTCACCTATGCTATCCAAGCCATTGCCCAAGCGGGAGATAACATCATTTCTGTGGCAAAACTGTATGGTGGAACCTATAACGTGATGGCGCACACTTTCCCAAGCATAGGGATTGAGACCCGTTTCGTTGATCACAACGATATCGCAGCCATCGAAGCATTGATTGATGAGAAAACCAAAGCAGTATATTGCGAATCCATCACAAACCCCGGTGGCCATATCATTGATATCCAAGCAATGGCAGATGTTGCCCATAAATATGGTATCCCGCTGATTGTCGATAATACCGTCGCAACTCCCTACTTATGCCGTCCGTTTGAACATGGTGCAGATATCGTTATCCATTCTCTGACCAAATATATCGGCGGTCATGGCACCACCATTGGCGGTATTATCGTCGATTCAGGCAAATTCCCGTGGGCAGAACATCAAGATCGTTTTGCTATTCTCAGCACACCGGATGCGTCGTATCACGGAATTATTTATACCGAACATTTTGGTGCAGCCGCCTATATCGCCCGCTGCCGTGTTGGGCCACTGCGCAGTACTGGTGCCACACTTTCGGCATTCAGTGCGTTCCTGATCCTGCAAGGGCTTGAAACATTAGCGCTTCGCATGGAACGCCATACTGAAAATACCTTGAAAGTCGCACAATACTTGAATGAGCATCCTCAAGTATCTTGGGTTAAATACGCCGGATTGCCTGAACACCCAGAGCATGAACTGGCGGTACGTTACATGGGGGGGAAACCTTCGTCTGTGCTGTCATTCGGTATCAAAGGAGAAGAAGAAGCTGGCACACGTTTCATTGATGCACTGGAACTGATCGTGCGTCTGGTCAACATCGGCGATGCCAAATCTCTGGCCTGCCATCCGGCATCAACCACACACCGCCAGTTAAACGATGCAGAAATGGTAAAAGCAGGGGTATCACGAGATTTGATTCGTCTTTCCATTGGAATAGAGCACAGCGATGATATTATTGCCGATCTTTCACAGGCGTTAGATGCCGCAAAATAG
- a CDS encoding DMT family transporter produces MSHDALPLSRRRLYLLDLGLLAVALSWGASYSLMQLIIQAGVTIPLFLMLRFALAVPFMFFGTRIRLHNIKPGEIINGLIFGCLLYAILTFETLGVKYTTASNAGFLIALSVVIVPFFERILGKRKQSKFIYFTCFISLVGGGILSFSNTDNFGFNNGDWLILLAALIRGFQIFMFGKQTSGKSYSLVNITLIELVTVSVLGLAFVLMTDSASLLLIPTITFNVWGYILFLSLLATAFAFLMQLYAANITSPTRVGLILSLEPGFAALFAVTIMGETIGILQGFGGAIIVCAALLGRIVEGKRYE; encoded by the coding sequence ATGTCTCATGATGCATTACCCTTATCCCGTAGGCGTCTCTATCTGCTGGATCTGGGACTACTGGCTGTTGCCCTTTCTTGGGGCGCCAGCTATTCGCTGATGCAATTGATCATTCAAGCCGGAGTGACTATACCGTTATTTTTGATGCTGCGCTTTGCTCTGGCCGTACCTTTTATGTTTTTTGGCACTCGAATACGCCTGCATAACATCAAACCCGGAGAAATTATTAATGGCCTGATATTCGGCTGCCTGCTGTACGCCATCCTGACGTTTGAAACCTTGGGAGTAAAGTACACTACAGCGTCTAATGCTGGGTTCCTTATTGCCTTGTCTGTCGTCATCGTCCCCTTTTTTGAACGTATATTGGGCAAACGTAAGCAAAGTAAGTTTATTTACTTTACCTGTTTTATTTCTTTAGTCGGCGGTGGGATATTAAGTTTTTCCAATACAGACAACTTTGGCTTTAATAACGGTGACTGGTTGATCCTGCTTGCAGCGCTGATTCGCGGTTTCCAAATCTTTATGTTTGGTAAGCAGACATCCGGTAAATCCTACTCATTAGTTAATATCACCCTGATTGAACTGGTGACAGTCTCCGTACTTGGATTAGCCTTTGTTTTAATGACTGATTCAGCATCATTGCTCCTCATTCCAACCATCACATTCAATGTTTGGGGATATATTCTGTTTCTGAGTTTGCTCGCAACTGCTTTTGCTTTTCTGATGCAGCTTTATGCAGCAAACATCACCAGCCCTACTCGGGTTGGCCTGATCTTGTCATTGGAGCCCGGGTTTGCAGCCCTGTTTGCTGTCACAATTATGGGAGAAACTATCGGTATTTTGCAGGGCTTCGGCGGAGCCATTATTGTCTGTGCCGCTCTGCTAGGACGTATCGTGGAAGGAAAACGCTATGAGTAA